Proteins encoded within one genomic window of Silene latifolia isolate original U9 population unplaced genomic scaffold, ASM4854445v1 scaffold_150, whole genome shotgun sequence:
- the LOC141637843 gene encoding E3 ubiquitin-protein ligase RMA1H1-like, with the protein MELERQFDQSQKSIPSKDSAIDHLNGCFECNICLDAANDPVVTLCGHLYCWPCIYKWFYIQSSSLPSDEYPQCPVCKAEISHTTVIPLYGRGQFPSIPEDEPKSTFPDTVIPPRPPACGTRALLNAASQPEHQLRPYRHNPYQARLHNSPEEVVSSSSLINPTSDTMANVFQPVVGLFGEMVYARVFGDSQSLDTYPNPYHRLGNSSPRSRRQEMQVDKSLSRISLFLLCCFLLCLFLF; encoded by the coding sequence ATGGAGTTAGAGCGACAGTTTGATCAGAGCCAGAAATCGATTCCATCGAAAGATTCAGCCATAGATCATCTCAATGGTTGTTTCGAGTGCAACATCTGCCTAGACGCGGCTAACGATCCAGTAGTCACCCTGTGCGGTCACCTATACTGCTGGCCCTGCATCTACAAATGGTTTTATATCCAAAGCTCGTCTCTTCCTTCAGACGAATACCCACAATGTCCGGTTTGCAAAGCCGAAATCTCTCATACTACTGTGATCCCTCTATACGGCCGAGGCCAATTCCCGAGCATTCCAGAGGATGAGCCTAAGTCAACTTTCCCTGACACGGTCATACCACCAAGACCGCCGGCTTGTGGGACCCGTGCGTTGCTAAACGCTGCATCTCAACCCGAGCACCAACTCCGTCCATACCGACATAACCCTTATCAAGCCCGCCTACACAACTCTCCCGAAGAGGTAgtctcttcttcttcattgatTAATCCAACAAGTGACACGATGGCTAATGTTTTTCAACCGGTTGTTGGGTTATTCGGGGAGATGGTTTATGCTAGGGTGTTTGGAGACTCGCAGAGCTTGGATACGTATCCAAATCCGTATCATCGTCTAGGGAACAGTAGCCCAAGGTCAAGAAGGCAAGAGATGCAAGTTGACAAATCCCTTAGTAGGATATCACTTTTTCTATTATGTTGCTTTCTCCTTTGCCTGTTTCTCTTCTAA